In a single window of the Anaerobaca lacustris genome:
- a CDS encoding family 16 glycosylhydrolase, which translates to MLQPMWRTISVLVLGTVVLCNAEAKRPESWVRTGPLGPVPERVSDRLPLSDQSNEGDWVSYEPMTDEFDGTALDPNKWWPRNPGWLGRQPAYFWPGNVTVSDGKLHLAMRREEVPEMPKDKGYHTYTSAAVQSKGLIRYGYFEVKARPMRSHGSSSFWFYHSTPEEWTEIDVFEIGGGAPGFERKYNMNVHVFRTPTETEHWSSHGVWTAPTDLADNYHAYGLEWGPGKIKWYFDGVLVRWVENTHWHQALRLNFDSETMPEWFGLPEDGDLPSTYSIEYVRSWKQRADAPLPVGDGYKLVWSDEFDGETLDLSKWDYRGLGPRRNAINVKETVSLDGEGHLVLTTKRVGDAWHTAMIGTQGKFETTFGYFECRVRLQEQIGHWSAFWLQSPSLGDPLGDPATAGTEIDIFEYLRKDGDRVHHNLHWDGYGEHHKRAGTTVTVPGLGEGWHTFGLLWTEAEYVFYVDGHQTWRSDKGVSHRDQYIILSLEVGTWAGDIAQAELPDHLYVDYVRVYKKAP; encoded by the coding sequence ATGCTGCAACCCATGTGGAGAACGATCTCGGTCCTCGTCCTGGGGACGGTCGTCCTGTGCAACGCCGAAGCGAAGCGCCCGGAAAGCTGGGTGCGGACGGGACCGCTGGGACCTGTACCTGAGCGGGTCTCGGACCGTCTGCCGCTGTCCGATCAGAGCAACGAGGGCGATTGGGTCTCGTACGAGCCGATGACGGACGAATTCGATGGGACGGCGCTCGATCCGAATAAGTGGTGGCCCCGGAACCCCGGCTGGCTGGGGCGTCAGCCTGCGTATTTCTGGCCCGGTAACGTCACCGTCTCGGACGGCAAGCTCCACCTGGCGATGCGCCGCGAAGAGGTGCCCGAAATGCCCAAAGACAAAGGCTACCATACCTATACATCGGCCGCCGTGCAGAGCAAGGGCCTGATCCGGTACGGCTACTTCGAGGTCAAGGCCAGGCCGATGCGGTCGCATGGGTCCAGCTCCTTCTGGTTCTATCACAGCACGCCCGAGGAGTGGACCGAGATCGACGTCTTCGAGATCGGCGGCGGGGCGCCCGGCTTCGAGCGCAAGTACAACATGAACGTGCACGTCTTCCGGACGCCCACCGAAACCGAGCACTGGTCGAGTCACGGCGTCTGGACCGCGCCGACGGACCTGGCCGACAACTATCATGCCTACGGCCTGGAATGGGGGCCCGGCAAGATCAAGTGGTACTTCGACGGCGTGCTGGTCCGCTGGGTCGAGAACACCCATTGGCATCAGGCGCTGAGGTTAAACTTCGACAGCGAGACAATGCCCGAATGGTTCGGTTTGCCTGAAGACGGCGATCTGCCTTCGACCTACAGCATCGAATACGTCCGGTCCTGGAAGCAGCGGGCCGATGCGCCGTTGCCGGTAGGCGACGGGTACAAGCTCGTCTGGTCCGACGAGTTCGACGGAGAGACACTCGATCTGAGCAAATGGGACTATCGCGGCTTGGGCCCGCGCCGCAATGCGATCAACGTCAAGGAGACCGTCTCGCTGGACGGCGAGGGACATCTCGTCCTGACCACGAAGCGCGTCGGCGACGCCTGGCACACCGCGATGATCGGCACGCAGGGCAAGTTCGAGACGACCTTCGGCTATTTTGAGTGCCGCGTCCGGTTGCAGGAGCAGATCGGCCACTGGTCGGCCTTCTGGCTCCAGAGCCCCAGCCTGGGCGATCCGCTGGGCGACCCCGCGACAGCCGGCACGGAGATCGACATCTTCGAATACCTGCGTAAGGACGGCGACCGCGTCCATCACAACCTGCACTGGGACGGCTACGGCGAGCACCATAAACGAGCCGGCACGACCGTGACGGTGCCCGGACTGGGCGAGGGCTGGCACACCTTCGGCCTGCTCTGGACCGAGGCCGAATATGTCTTCTACGTCGATGGCCACCAGACCTGGCGCAGCGACAAGGGCGTCTCGCATCGCGACCAGTACATCATCCTGAGCCTGGAGGTCGGCACGTGGGCCGGCGATATCGCGCAGGCGGAACTGCCCGATCATCTCTACGTCGATTACGTCCGCGTCTACAAGAAGGCCCCGTAG
- the ahbB gene encoding siroheme decarboxylase subunit beta — MTVSLTDFEKRLCNRLQRGLPLVSQPFAEIAADLGCTEAEVLEQAQQLKASGVLRRICAVLNQRALGMASTLVTAHVPDEQIRPVTAAVNALSGVSHNYLRNHRFNLWFTLQAQSPEQLRLSLVELQGRFDIAFHSLPVTRVFKLDVRFDAESDDSVLLRDVERTPGTEPVTLRDEHKHLLTGLRDGLEIVSRPFATVRPAGMAEPEMFALLAELIEAGVIRRIAGVLNHHKLGFTANVMFAAQVDPERIVEAGRRLAHSGAVSHCYERQVFAGWPYNLFAMMHGRTMAQIQHTIDRFTEAHPVRSFELLPTLAELKKQPVRHSFA, encoded by the coding sequence ATGACGGTCTCGCTGACCGATTTCGAGAAGCGCCTGTGCAATCGCCTTCAGAGGGGCCTGCCGCTCGTTTCGCAGCCGTTTGCCGAGATCGCGGCTGACCTGGGCTGCACTGAGGCGGAGGTCCTGGAGCAGGCGCAGCAATTGAAGGCATCGGGCGTGCTGCGGCGTATCTGCGCCGTGCTCAATCAGCGGGCGCTGGGCATGGCCAGCACGCTCGTGACCGCCCACGTGCCGGATGAACAGATTCGGCCGGTGACAGCGGCGGTCAACGCCCTTTCCGGCGTCTCGCACAACTACCTGCGCAACCACAGGTTCAATCTCTGGTTCACTCTCCAGGCCCAATCGCCCGAGCAGCTTCGGCTCAGTCTGGTCGAGCTTCAGGGGCGTTTCGACATCGCGTTTCACAGCCTGCCGGTGACGCGCGTCTTCAAGCTCGACGTGCGTTTCGACGCCGAAAGCGACGACAGTGTGCTTCTGCGTGATGTCGAAAGGACGCCTGGAACGGAACCGGTTACACTGCGCGACGAGCACAAGCACTTGCTCACCGGTCTGCGCGACGGTCTGGAGATCGTCTCGCGTCCATTCGCTACCGTTCGGCCGGCGGGTATGGCCGAGCCGGAGATGTTCGCCCTGCTGGCGGAGCTGATCGAGGCCGGGGTGATCCGGCGCATCGCCGGCGTGCTCAACCACCACAAGCTCGGCTTCACCGCCAACGTCATGTTCGCGGCACAGGTCGATCCCGAGCGCATCGTCGAGGCCGGCCGTCGGCTCGCCCATTCCGGCGCCGTCAGTCACTGCTACGAGCGACAGGTGTTTGCAGGCTGGCCTTACAACCTCTTCGCCATGATGCACGGCCGAACGATGGCCCAGATTCAGCACACCATCGACCGATTCACCGAGGCCCACCCCGTTCGGTCGTTCGAACTGCTGCCCACCCTGGCGGAACTGAAGAAACAGCCTGTCCGCCACAGCTTCGCATAA
- a CDS encoding radical SAM/SPASM domain-containing protein, protein MTKHGQNNKPRLMALEVTRRCRFNCRHCRADADGAVADELSTEQWKKILDAVAAYGKCVVIMTGGEPTERADIVELVRHGQDLGLYVVMATCGYAIDDASLATLKEAGLMALSFSLDGATAETHDAFRRTEGAFETVLRAAETTRRTGVRFQINTTITRSNLHEVPAIADLARRLGAYCYNPFILVPTGRGEQISEEILEPSQYAELLAELLQLRAELGIELRVTCGPQYARLFREMNAEVPKVHISGCMGGRGFGFISHRGDVQTCGFLDVSAGNLVENGYDFAAIWDRSPFLTEIRDLPAYKGKCGRCAYVTVCGGCRARAYTMTGDYLAADPVCWYEPKGKP, encoded by the coding sequence ATGACGAAACACGGACAGAACAACAAGCCGCGATTGATGGCGTTGGAGGTGACGCGGCGGTGCCGGTTCAATTGTCGGCACTGTCGGGCCGATGCCGATGGTGCCGTCGCCGACGAATTGAGCACGGAGCAGTGGAAGAAGATCCTCGACGCGGTGGCCGCCTACGGCAAGTGCGTCGTCATCATGACCGGGGGCGAACCCACCGAACGCGCCGACATTGTCGAACTCGTGCGGCATGGGCAGGATCTTGGGCTGTACGTGGTGATGGCCACGTGCGGCTATGCCATCGACGACGCGTCGCTGGCGACGCTGAAAGAGGCCGGCCTGATGGCGCTGTCGTTCTCGCTCGACGGCGCGACAGCGGAAACGCACGACGCCTTCCGGCGGACCGAGGGCGCGTTCGAAACGGTCCTGCGGGCCGCCGAGACCACCCGGCGAACCGGCGTCCGATTCCAGATCAATACGACGATCACGCGAAGCAACCTGCACGAGGTGCCGGCCATCGCCGATCTGGCGCGTCGGCTGGGGGCCTATTGCTACAATCCGTTCATCCTCGTTCCCACCGGGCGGGGCGAGCAGATCAGCGAAGAGATTCTCGAACCGAGCCAATACGCCGAGCTGCTGGCCGAGCTGCTGCAACTGCGGGCCGAGCTTGGCATCGAACTGCGCGTGACCTGCGGGCCGCAATACGCCCGGCTCTTTCGCGAGATGAACGCCGAAGTACCCAAGGTGCACATCAGCGGGTGCATGGGCGGGCGCGGCTTCGGCTTCATCAGCCATCGAGGCGACGTCCAGACGTGCGGTTTCCTTGATGTCTCGGCGGGAAATCTCGTCGAGAACGGCTACGACTTCGCTGCGATCTGGGACCGTTCGCCATTCCTCACCGAGATTCGCGATCTGCCGGCGTACAAAGGCAAGTGCGGCCGATGCGCCTATGTCACCGTCTGCGGCGGCTGCCGCGCCCGCGCGTACACCATGACGGGCGACTACCTCGCCGCAGACCCCGTCTGCTGGTACGAGCCAAAGGGCAAACCATGA
- a CDS encoding PQQ-binding-like beta-propeller repeat protein has product MEWTNRSRVVMVGCAVLILACGAPAQDWPQWRGPARDGKVSGFAAPSQWPTELTSQWTTTVGQGDATPALVGGKLYVFARQGGEEVTLCLNAADGKEVWRDAYAAQEVTGAPARHPGPRSSPTVADGKVITLGVGGVLSCLDAATGKVLWRKDPFPRVVPRFFTSTSPIVVDGMAIAHLGGQGNGALIAFDLAGGEEKWRWGGEGPEYASPVLLTVAGTKQIVTLTEKSIVGVGAADGKLHWQLPFAPAGRAYNAATPIVDSQTVIYTGAGRGTKAVKIARQGEGFVAEELWSNPDLAPQYNTPVLRNGLLFGLSNSGNLFCIDAQTGRTAWTDATSRDRSGFGAIVDAGSCLMALPSSSELIVFKPTAERFEQIVQIKVAQTPSYAHPVVAGNRIVVKDQDAVTMWTLQ; this is encoded by the coding sequence ATGGAATGGACGAATCGATCGAGGGTTGTCATGGTCGGCTGTGCGGTTCTCATTCTCGCCTGCGGTGCTCCGGCTCAGGACTGGCCGCAATGGCGGGGCCCCGCTCGCGACGGCAAAGTCAGCGGGTTCGCTGCGCCGTCACAATGGCCGACGGAATTGACGTCGCAATGGACGACGACGGTCGGGCAGGGCGACGCGACGCCCGCTCTCGTGGGCGGAAAGCTCTACGTCTTCGCTCGACAGGGCGGTGAGGAGGTCACGCTGTGCCTGAACGCCGCCGACGGCAAGGAGGTTTGGCGGGACGCCTACGCGGCCCAGGAGGTGACCGGCGCGCCCGCTCGACACCCCGGCCCCCGAAGCTCGCCTACGGTGGCTGATGGGAAGGTCATCACGCTGGGCGTCGGTGGAGTCCTCTCCTGCCTGGACGCCGCGACCGGCAAGGTCCTCTGGCGTAAGGACCCGTTCCCCAGAGTCGTGCCGCGATTCTTCACGAGCACCTCGCCGATCGTCGTGGACGGCATGGCCATCGCGCATCTCGGCGGGCAGGGCAACGGCGCTCTGATCGCGTTCGATCTGGCCGGCGGCGAAGAGAAATGGCGCTGGGGTGGCGAGGGGCCCGAGTACGCTTCGCCCGTGTTGCTGACGGTGGCGGGCACGAAGCAGATCGTCACGCTGACGGAAAAGAGCATCGTCGGGGTCGGCGCCGCCGACGGCAAGCTCCACTGGCAGTTGCCGTTCGCGCCGGCGGGGCGCGCCTACAATGCCGCGACGCCCATCGTCGATAGCCAGACGGTGATTTACACGGGCGCCGGCCGGGGCACCAAGGCGGTGAAGATCGCCAGGCAGGGCGAGGGGTTCGTCGCCGAGGAGCTGTGGAGCAATCCCGACCTGGCGCCGCAGTATAACACGCCGGTGCTCAGGAACGGGCTTCTGTTTGGCCTGTCGAACAGCGGCAATCTGTTCTGCATCGATGCCCAGACGGGACGGACCGCCTGGACCGACGCGACCTCCCGCGACCGCAGCGGGTTTGGGGCGATCGTGGATGCCGGATCTTGTCTGATGGCGCTACCCAGCAGTTCCGAATTGATCGTCTTCAAGCCCACGGCTGAGAGATTCGAGCAGATCGTCCAGATCAAGGTCGCCCAGACGCCGAGCTATGCCCATCCGGTGGTTGCGGGCAATCGCATTGTCGTGAAGGACCAGGACGCCGTGACGATGTGGACGCTTCAGTGA